One Candidatus Woesebacteria bacterium genomic window, AATCAGGCGTAACCACTTTATATATCCCATTCACCCTGACCAACGCTATCAGGGACTACCAAACAGCAACGATAGTCAATAAGTGGGGCTTTAATCCAGCCAACTGGCTGTCAGGATTCAAAGACGGCATAAAAGGAGCGTTTAAATGGGAGTCGAAAGCCTACACCGACTTTATGAAGAACCAGGGAGGTTACGGAGGCTACATCAGTAACGCCAGGCAGCTATCGATAGCATCAAAGGAATTGTTCACACCAACTTGGTGGATAAAAACCAAAGCAGTTATCAATCCGTTTAATTTAATCAGTAACTTTGCCGAGGCAGTAGAACTCGCACCCCGTCTGGGTATTTATAAAAAGGGTGTTAAAAAACCAGGAGTAACCGAGCTGGAAGCTGCCTTTGAAGCTAGAAACGCTACAGTCGATTTCGCAAAAGCAGGTAAAGAGATGCGGATTATAAACCAGTGGATTCCCTTTGTGAACGCCAGATGGCAAGGATTACTCCGAGTCAAAGACGCCTTTAAAGAGCATCCGTTCAAGTCAGCAATAAAAGCGATGGCGCTTATCGTTGCCCCAGGAGTAGCAACCTATTTTTACAATATCCTCAACCACGAAGAGCTGTGGGATGATATTCCGCAATGGGCAAAAGACCAATACTTTATCATCATTCTCGGATCGGAAATTAACGAAGAAGGCAAAACAGTTCCAAAGGTGCTGCAAATTCCTAAAGGCGACATGGGGCAGATTTTTTACAACCCCATCGAATACGCCTTCGAGTATGTGAGAAAGCAAGAACCAGCCAACCTTCTGAAACTGGCAGTCGAGTGGACAAGCCAGCTTTCACCGATTCCTTTCAGTAGGGATGGCGAACTATCAGGCAGTGCATTCCTAGCAGGAGCGTTGCCCCCAGCTCTAAAAACTCTTGTTGAAGAAGTCACTAACATGAATATGTTCACAGGCTTCCCGATAATTCCCAGGAAACTGGAGAAAGTAGCACCAACAGAGCAATACAACGAAAAAACACCAGAGCTGATGGTGATGCTGGGTCGATCCCTCGGCTGGAGTCCAATGCGAATAGCGCATGTGTTAAGCGGTCTGTTTGGCTCAAGTAGCCGTTATGTCTACAACCCGACCGACCTGTTTGGAGCATCGGTTGAAAGATTTATAAGAACCCAGGGAGGAGCAAAGGAACGGGAAGCATGGAAGGTAAAAGACGATGCCGAGATTGGCTATAACACCACCCGACTGTTTGTTCAGCAAGCCCTGCAAGCAGGCGATCTGCAGAAAGCACAAAGCCTGGCTACCGAGTGGAACGCCAAAGCCCAGCAATTCATTCCCCTGATCGTGCCGTATTTATATGCCGATGATCCCAAAGAAGCGGTGAGCTTCCAAAAAAGCATCATGTTTGACCAATCAGACCTGCAACGGCTATTAAAACTTAATGCCCCGCAAACCAAACCAGGAACAGCCGTAAAGCCACCTGTGGGGGCTGTGAGCGCACCAAAGACGCAAAACGACCCATTAGGGCTATTCGGAGGCGCAAGCGCAGCAACACCCACACCACAGCCAACAATGGGGCAAATATTCCCGACAGGGGGCGGGGCAACAAACCAAAATGATCCGTTGGGATTGTTTAAATAAAAATCTATGAAAAAACTAACCTTACCGACAACATTCAATCAGAACGACCCCAGGTGGAAAAACAGCCCACTGGGAACAAAAGGGACAATCGGGCAATACGGCTGCCTAATGTGTGACGGAACGATGGTAGTTAACTACTACGGCTTTCGAGAAACACCGCTGACCATGAACGAAAAGCTGACTCAAAACGGAGGATATGATAAAGGCAACCTGCTGATATGGAGCGCAATCCCCAGGCTGTTTGCGGGACTAAAATACTCAGGAAAGTGGTCGAATGACAATCCGCTCACCCAGGCGCAGATGGATCAAATTCGAAGTGCAATTGATAAAGGATATCCAGTATTTCTACAGATCGATACCATCCCCTCAACCAGTGGCTTAGATGAGCATTGGATACTGGCAATCGGCTATGACGGTGACGACTTTATAGTACAAGACCCTTGGGACGGAGCAGAAAAAAGGATAACAAGCTGGGGTATAACCCCACAAAAATTGATCTATTCTTGGTGCTGGTATGAGGGAAAACCATCAGAAACAGATGTAGCGGAAGGCTGCCTCGTGCCAAATACTCCAGAATGGCGGGAAAAATACGAGCAAATAGTTGGATCAGCCACGAAATGGGCGGAGGCACTAAAAGTTCTAGAGATCGCCGACGACCCCAACACTACCCCTGTCGACAAAATTAAGAGTGTTATTGCAGGGTATAAATCAAGGGAAACTGACCTGGGAAACAAGCTCAGAGACAAGCAAAAAGAGCTGGATGTGGCAAACCAGGAGATAAAGAACCGCTCCGAACAAGTTAGCAGACTCGAAAAGTTAGTGACAGACAAGGAAAAGTATTATAAAGACCTGCTTAATGCGCTTAAATCGGACATTAAAAATCTGCCAAAAATCGTGGAGGAAGCCCAGGGTCGTATAGGGGTGCTGGAGGGGCAGCTAGATGAGGCTAATAAAGCCAAAGGCAGAGCGCTAAATGAGGCAGCAGAGTACAAAAGCGAACTTGAAGCCTGCCAGAAAGGTCAACTCCCAGAGCCAGCCAAGAATTTAATAACCAAAGCAGCGAACTTTTTACTCAACCTAGTAATAGGCATTTTCAAAAAAGGAGGTGAGAAAACATGATAGCAGTTAGCCAAAAATACCAGTTAACCTGGAACGACATGGAAAAAGTAGGTAAAGGACTTCTAATCGCATTAGCGGGCGCAGCCTTAACATACCTGACGGAGCAAATCCCCAACATTGATCTAGGAGAATGGACACCGATAGTGGTAGCAATCTGGTCGGTAATTGTAAACGCAGCTAGAAAATGGCTGTCGGAGACAAGATACATTGAACAGTGAAAACACTATGGCAAAATCAAAAGCAACAACTAGCATGGATATAATCGAAAGAGTTGCCAAACTTGAGGAGCGGGTGGATAGTGGCTTTGGTTACATCAAAGAGGAACTAAAAGAAATTAAGAATAATCACCTACACACCCTCCAAGCCGATGTGAGCGACCTTAAAATTAAGGTTAATACGCTGATGGTCAAAATGGGAATAATTGTGGCGGTGGTGACAATTGTGATCGACATCGCCATTCGATTAATCTTCAGATAAAAGAAGACTACTTCTCCTTCTCACCAAACCTCTCGCTGTTTTTTAGTAATCGATTCAGGGCTTTATTTAAATCCTGGACGGTCTCAACCTTCAAGATATGAAACGAGGAAGAATGAACATTCCCCACAAACACTAAAGTATCCCCCTCATTAAGCTCAAGGTCTTTTCTCATTTTGGCGGGGATCACAACCTGACCCTTCGCACCTAGAGTGGATGTGCCGTAAATGGCAGCGTTTTTTTTGATAGCCATAAAATCTGGGATTTTTTTCATCCTGCCTAACTGCGGGCAGGAAACAGTCTCCTTGATAGAGAATTATACACTAGCGCACAAAAGAAAGCGAACATCTCATCTACTCCCCACCAGAGATTATTAAGTGCTGTCGAGGTGTTGTTTGATAAAATCCAGAAGAAGCTCGAAGCCTTCAGCGTGATTTGTCTGAACCTTTTTCAAAATCTCTTTGCACTTCGCAACATACTCCACTGAGGTTTTATAGGTCTCGGAGTCCTCGCCGAACTGCTTACGCCTGCGCTCCTTAACCTCATCGAGCCAGTTATACAGCTCTTCCACAGTCGACTCAAACTCGTCCGAGAGAACATAGGCACGAGCAATAATTTCCTTTGCTTTAACCATATTACGAGGGATCGCCATATTTCCAATTATACAATCAAACTTTACTTCTTAAGAGAAATATTGAAGGAAAAGCCGTCGTTCCGCTCGGTTAGAGTGTAATCAAAACGCTCGTCACCATGCAATCTGAAAGACTTAATCTCCTCTTTGACACTCTCGATAATAGCATGCGGGTCTTGGGACTTGCGAATAAGCGGGTGCTTAAGCATCGCCTGGCGGAGATCGTCGGTGACCATGTGAGTATAGATCATGGTAGTATCAACCTTGCGGTGACCAACAATCCGCTGGACTTTTGAGATAGCCACATCCTGACGCAAGAGTTCGGTTATAAAACTATGGCGAAAACTATGGGCGTGAAAGCGCCGATCGACATGAAGCCCAGCTCGTTTGGCACGCTCTCGAATAGTCTTATTAACCATAGACTCGCCGATGCGTGAATTAGGGCGGGTGCGGGCAAAATGCATAGTTATAAACATCGGCGAAGAAGGTGGAATCTCACCCCTGTTTTTAATCCACTCCCGCAATTTCTCAATCATATCAGGAGGAATAGGCACGATGCGCTGCTCATCAGTTTTAGTCTCACGGATAATAAACTCATTCGTGCCAAAGTTAAAATCGCCCACATTTAGGGCGATTACTTCTCCAACACGGCAACCAGTCTTGGCAAGGAACTCCAGGAGCAAACCCCACATGTAGTCGCATTTAATATACTTGGGATGCAAATCCCGCTCGTAGTTATTTTTATGAGGGGG contains:
- a CDS encoding integration/recombination protein, which encodes MSYQKYLSEYIDFIRYDRDLTDHTCKVRRQWLERFFRDLGGREFSFENIRLLLREYKRSDLSPNYIHVLITSLNSFIRFLIAEKHLPLEDCTSNLNQLRPKKKIVLYQTLSLEEIEKIINPPPHKNNYERDLHPKYIKCDYMWGLLLEFLAKTGCRVGEVIALNVGDFNFGTNEFIIRETKTDEQRIVPIPPDMIEKLREWIKNRGEIPPSSPMFITMHFARTRPNSRIGESMVNKTIRERAKRAGLHVDRRFHAHSFRHSFITELLRQDVAISKVQRIVGHRKVDTTMIYTHMVTDDLRQAMLKHPLIRKSQDPHAIIESVKEEIKSFRLHGDERFDYTLTERNDGFSFNISLKK